Below is a window of Methanosphaera cuniculi DNA.
ATACATATATGTTTTATTTTTATTGTATATATATGTAATTTATTTATTAAGATTTAGTTTAATTGATTAAAGTTAATTTAATTTTATTAAATATTTTACTGTATTTTTATTGGTATTTTATTGTTTTGTTTAGTTTTTCTTTTCATGTTTTGTATATTTTTTATACTTTTATAATCATACCACTATTTAACTATACATTGTATATGTAAAACACGTTTAAAACTATAAATAAAACTACTAACATACTATAAAATATGAAAAGTACAACAATAAAAGTACTTAATTTATAAAAAGTGTGTGATTTAAAATGAAAACAAAAACAATATTTATACGAAAAATGATGATGAAATACATATACTAAAAATAGAAAAATTAAAAAAAAGGAAGGGGATGCTAGCTGATGATGAAAATTAAACCTGTATTTATTAAAAAAATGATGATAAAATACATATACTAAATTAATATTTTTTTTTATTTATACATGACCACCCAAAACTTTAACTAAAAAAAAGAAACTATTTTTTTTTAAACAATTTATAATTTTTAATATAAAATTCTAAACACAAAATCCAGATTTACCGCATTTTTAATCTTACAAACTAAACAATTTATAACATTCACACGAAAATTCTATAAAAAAAAGTAAAAAAAAGGAGGGGGGGGGGGAATCTAGAAAAATTCTCTTTTTATTATTGTTAGATAAAACTCCCCAATTTTATTTGAGTTTAGCATATTCTTCAGGATCTACAGCTTCACACCATTCATTTGATACATCAACTCCTGGAACTGCTATTGCAATATGTGAAAACCATGAATCTTTTTTTGCTCCATGCCAATGTTTTACATTTGGTGGAATACTTACACAATCTCCAGGTTTAAGACTTAAAGCAGGTTTTCCTTCTTCTTGATACCATCCTTCACCATCAACACATAATAAAACTTGACCTCCACCACTTTTAGCATGATGAATATGCCAATTATTTATACATCCTGGTTCAAATGTTACATTTGATACAGCTAAATCTACCTTATCCATATCTGTTAATTGTTTTAAATATGATTTTCCTGTAAAATATTGTGCGTAATCTACGTTATCTTCTCCTAAGCCAAAGTCTCCGCCATGTTTATCTGTCATTTATATCACCTTTTAGATTTCTTTATTTATTATATAATTTAATTATCTTATTATATAAACTAGATATAATTTTAGTTATTATTTAATATATAATGAAAAAAAAAGATTTAAAAATTAAAAAAAAGAAGATGGAGGTTAAAACAAATAAATGGAGGTTAAATTTAAAAACATTTTTTTTAGTATTATCATCATTATTTTTTAGAAATTTTCATTTAGGGTGTTTATATAAAAAATTTTTTTTTAATTAAAGAGTTCATATCATTTCATTCTACATGAGGAGTGATTAAATTTGTATTTGCTTTTATGTTAAGTTCTGCTAAGTAATCTTTAATGAGTTTTATTTCAGGTTCTTGTAATTCATATAATTCATATACTAATTCATTAAGAATATTTTCATCTTTTTGAATCTGCCGAATTACATCCATATCAAGGTTTTCATCAAGCTTTTCATATCCTTTAATAATCTTCTGTTTCTGGTTAACTAATTTTTCTGCTATTTTTTTATTCGGATTCCTTATTGGTATATGTTCTATATATTTTTTATTAAATCTAAGACCACGATTATTAATATGTTCTATAGAATTTTGTAATATATAATTAATTAACTCAGATGAAAGTATAGCATCAATAACTTTAAGCATTTTATCATCATCACATGTGATCATAAAACATGAATCAAGTAAGTAATACTGATTTGTATCAAATACACTCATTAAATGATGTGCAATTGTAGGATAAACAATTTTAGACTTTTCAAAATCCTTATAAAAAAGACCAGTAGATTGAATTTCATACCAATTATATTTTCTATGAGAACGTCCCTTTTGTCTTTTATTACGTGTGTTTTTAGATTTAGGCTGTAAATTCTTCTTATATTTAGATAGATATTTCTCAATCACAGGATATTCACTAATATTAATACCATGTCTTGTAAAGATAAGATAATTATTACTGAAATTAATTCTATGATCTTTAATATCAGATCCATGAAGAACTGGCTTAATAATCTCAGCATTCTTTGGATCATCATGAATTAACTGATTTTTAGTATCCTCATCAATAACAAATGCCTTATTATATCCTGTTACAATTCCCCGATTTATATGAATAATATCCATATTTTTAAGAAGTTGAGATTGAGTTTTTATTTTCATAATAAGATTTTTATGATTAAAATTTTCCCAATTTTCAGAAGTTAACAGTTTTTCTTGGTGTTTTATATCACTACGTAGTGAATGAAGCATTACATTTCTAAATACTTTTTGTGAAGTATTATCTACTGTTGGTTGTTCTTGCACATCCATGGTGGTGGGTCATGAATTATATCTAAAGATAATGGTTCAAGTACTACACCAAACCTATGAGCTTTTAAAATACGTTTTTTCTCATCTAATGTAAGTTTATACTCACCATCAACTAAATACATAATATCTTCAGATGTATTTTTAGTATTTCTATACATCCTTAGATAATAATTAAACAAAAACTGGCAAGTATTAATAAGAAAAACCTTATTTTTAAACTCAGGAGTACTAATAATTCTCATTACCCTAGATTTTTGATCTTTATCTAACATAATCAAAAATTGCCTCTCTATTAAAATTTTTTTTAAATATTATAAAATAAACTTTTATACCACTACTAAATATTCCTATTAAATGGATCTTTTTTAAAATTTATTTTAATAACTAATTTAATATATATAAAAACTAATATATAATACTTAAAAAAAACAAAAAACCACAAAAAATAACTACAAATACAAAAAAAACCATCCCCCTCATAAAAAATACACCAAAAAAAAGTTATACAATAAAATAAAACAAAAAAAATCTTAAAAATACAAAAATTTAACTAAAAAATCCCCATATTAATACATACAAGCAATATAAAAGAAAAAAAATATAACTCAACAAAAAAATAAAGTAAATATAAATAAAAAAAAAACATTACAGGAGAAAAATAAGTAAAATGAAAAATAAAATACTTATAACAACACTAATCATAACACTCCTACTAACCACAATAAGTGCAGCATCAGACAACGAAGAACACCAAGTAGAACCCATAAACTTCACATTCGAATACCAAGATCAAAACACAAGCACATACCTTGGAGATGAAGGACTAAGCATGATATACTTCCAAGATAAAAACACAAAACAAAAATACTCTTTTTAATCACATTAATAACACTACTACTAACACTCACAAGCATAAATGCAACAGACAACACAACAGTAGAAAATACACAAAATCATGTAAATAGAAAATCACAATGAAATAACAAAAAATACAACCACACCACAACTAAGTGATAAAAAAGATGAAATAAAACAAAAAAGTAATAAAAAAGAAATAAAACAAACACATGAAAAAATACAACAAAACACCACAACAACACCTAATTCAACAAAAACACTACAAACAAACAGAGATAATAAAACAGTAAAACAAGATTCAATTGAAAGAAGTGTAAGAAGTTACTATCAATTATATAATACAATATCAGATATAAAAAATTCAAATTACCCATATTATTATGATACACTAACAATTAATCTGTATAAAGGAGACTATAATGTTACAAATACATTATATTGGGGTAATTCAAGAAATAATGTTAAAACA
It encodes the following:
- a CDS encoding cupin domain-containing protein — its product is MTDKHGGDFGLGEDNVDYAQYFTGKSYLKQLTDMDKVDLAVSNVTFEPGCINNWHIHHAKSGGGQVLLCVDGEGWYQEEGKPALSLKPGDCVSIPPNVKHWHGAKKDSWFSHIAIAVPGVDVSNEWCEAVDPEEYAKLK
- a CDS encoding TaqI-like C-terminal specificity domain-containing protein → MDVQEQPTVDNTSQKVFRNVMLHSLRSDIKHQEKLLTSENWENFNHKNLIMKIKTQSQLLKNMDIIHINRGIVTGYNKAFVIDEDTKNQLIHDDPKNAEIIKPVLHGSDIKDHRINFSNNYLIFTRHGINISEYPVIEKYLSKYKKNLQPKSKNTRNKRQKGRSHRKYNWYEIQSTGLFYKDFEKSKIVYPTIAHHLMSVFDTNQYYLLDSCFMITCDDDKMLKVIDAILSSELINYILQNSIEHINNRGLRFNKKYIEHIPIRNPNKKIAEKLVNQKQKIIKGYEKLDENLDMDVIRQIQKDENILNELVYELYELQEPEIKLIKDYLAELNIKANTNLITPHVE
- a CDS encoding cupin domain-containing protein; this translates as MYRNTKNTSEDIMYLVDGEYKLTLDEKKRILKAHRFGVVLEPLSLDIIHDPPPWMCKNNQQ